CGGCCCTGGGCGGGGTGCTCACCGGCCTGTACTTCCAGTCGACCGCCTGGAACATGGGCGGCACCGTGCTGCTCCTGATGTTCGCGGCCGTCACGCTCGGCGGGCTCGGCACGGCGTGGGGTGCGCTCGCCGGGTCGATCGTCATCGGCGTCGTCGCCGAGATGTCGAGCCTCGTCATCCCGTCCGACATGAAGTACGCAGGAGCGCTGCTCATCCTCATCCTCGTCCTCCTCGTGCGGCCCCAGGGCATCCTGGGCCGCCGGGACCGGATCGGCTGAGGCCAGGAGGGACACCATGGACTGGACCCGGATCCTCACCAACGTCGCCGGCGAGGCGTTCGCGCCCGCGACGGCGGCCTACGCGCTCGCGGCGATCGGCCTCAACGTGCACTTCGGCATGACGGGACTGCTCAACTTCGGCCAGGCAGGCTTCGTGCTCCTCGGCGCGTACTCCTACGCGATCACCGCGATCGCCGGGTGGCCGTTCTGGGCGTCGGTGCTCGCCGCGATCGCGTCGGCCGTCGTGTTCGGCATCATCCTCGGCATCCCGACGCTCAAGCTGCGCGGCGACTACCTGTCGATCGTCACGATCGCCGCCGCGGAGATCGTCCGCATCGTCAGCCGCTCGACCTCGCTCACCGAGCTCACCGGTGGCAACTCCGGGCTGTCGGGAGGTGACGGGTTCAAGAAGTCCTTCGAGGCGTTGTGCCCGTTCCCGGACGGCTCCACGACGATCTGGCTGTGGACCTACCCGAACTGCACCTCGGGCTCGTGGTGGCTGCGTGTCGCCGCGTGGAGCGCGGTCGCGGTCGGCTGCCTGCTCGTGTGGCGCTGGATGCGCTCGCCCTGGGGCCGCGTGCTCAAGGGTGTGCGCGAGGACGAGGACGCGGTGCGCGCGCTCGGCAAGAACGTGTACGGCTACAAGATGCAGGCGCTCGTGCTCGGCGGCATCGGCGGCGCGATCGCGGGCATCTTCTACACGCTGCCCACCGCCGTGCAGGCCGACTCGATGGGCCGCACCATGACGTTCAACATCTGGACGATCCTGCTGCTGGGCGGCGCCGCGACCGTCTTCGGACCCGTGCTCGGATCGGTGCTCATGTGGACCGTGTTCATGCTCGTCAAGAGCGTGCTGCGCGACCTCGACCTGTCGTTCATCTCGAGCACGCAGTCCGAGGCCTTCTCCTGGATGCTCGTCGGGCTCACGCTGATGCTGCTCGTGATCTTCCGGCCACAAGGCATCCTCGGCGACAAGAAGGAGCTGTCGATCGATGTCCGCTGAGACGCCCCCGACCCCCGACGCCGGGTCGCCCGACGTGGACGCCCCCCAGGTCGTCCCGCGCGAGCGCATCGCCCGCGACCTCGCCGCGGTGCCCCGCGTGCCGGGCGCATCCAAGCCCGACCCGATCATCGTCGCCTCGGGCGTGCGCCGGACGTTCGGCGGCATCAACGCCGTCGACGTCGAGCACCTCGAGGTGCAGCGCGGCGCCATCACGGCGCTCATCGGCCCGAACGGTGCCGGTAAGACGACGCTGTTCAACCTCCTGACGGGGTTCGACCGCGCCGACGCCGGCGAGTGGACGTTCGAGGGCCGCCCGGCCCACGGCAAGCCGGCGGCGCGCATGGCAGGGGCCGGCATGGTGCGCACGTTCCAGCTCACCAAGGCCCTGTCGCGCATGACCGTCATGGACAACATGCGCCTCGGTGCGACCGCCCAGCGCGGCGAGAACCTGCTCGGGTCCCTCCTGCCGTGGCTCTGGCGGACGCAGGAGGCCGAGATCACCGAGCGCGCGCGCGAGCTGCTCGAGCGCTTCAAGCTCGACACCAAGGCCGACGATTTCGCCGGCAGCCTGTCGGGCGGGCAGCGCAAGCTGCTGGAGATGGCACGCGCGCTCATGACGCGCCCCACGATGGTCATGCTCGACGAGCCGATGGCCGGCGTGAACCCCGCGCTGACCCAGTCGCTCCTCGGGCACATCGAGGCGCTGCGCGACGAGGGCATGACCGTGCTCTTCGTCGAGCACGACATGCACATGGTGCGCCACATCTCCGACTGGGTCGTCGTGATGGCGGAGGGGCGCATCGTCGCCGAGGGGCCGCCCGAGACGATCATGCAGGACCAGGCCGTCGTCGACGCCTACCTCGGTGCGCACCACGACACCGACCTGGGCGACGACTCGCTGCTCGAGGACGACGTCGTCGAGCAGTACGAGGCAGAGGCCGAGGCCGAGGAGGCGACGCAGTGACCACCCAGACCACGGCCCCGGACGTCCACCGCGGCGCTCCCGACGGCGAGCCGCTGCTCGACGCGCGCGACCTGTACGCGGGCTACCTGCCCGGCGTCGACATCCTCAACGGCTGCAACCTGGTGCTGCACCCCGGGGAGCTCGTCGGCATCATCGGCCCCAACGGCGCCGGCAAGTCGACGCTGCTCAAGGCGCTGTTCGGGCTCGTGCCGATCCGGCAGGGCAGCGTCACGCTCGCCGGCGACACGATCACCAACCTGCGCGCGGACAAGCTGGTCCGCCGCGGCGTCGGCTTCGTCCCGCAGACCAACAACGTGTTCCCCTCGCTCACGATCGAGGAGAACCTGCAGATGGGGATCTTCCAGGACCACAAGCGGTTCGCGGAGCGGTTCGAGTTCGTCACCGACATCTTCCCCGCGCTCGGCGAGCGTCGCCGTCAGCGCGCGGGCTCGTTGTCGGGCGGCGAGCGGCAGATGGTCGCGATGGGCCGCGCGCTCATGATGGAGCCGTCCGTGCTGCTGCTCGACGAGCCCTCGGCGGGCCTGTCCCCCGTCCGCCAGGACGAGGCGTTCCTGCGCACCCGCAAGATCAACAAGGCCGGCGTGTCGATCGTCATCGTCGAGCAGAACGCGCGTCGATGCCTGCAGATCTGCGACCGCGCGTACGTGCTCGACCAGGGCCGCAACGCCTACTCGGGCCCCGGGCGCGAGCTCATGCACGACCCGAAGGTCATCGAGCTCTACCTGGGCACGCTCGCGAGCGACGTCGAGGCGGCCGCGAAGGACAAGGACCAGCCCGCGGGCTGAGCCGCGCCCCACGAGCGACGAGAGGGCTCGATCCCCCAGGGGTCGAGCCCTCTCGTGTCGTCCGCGCGGCGACGGACATGACCGGACGTCTGGACCGGACTGCACGGCCGGACTGCGCGGCCGGACCTCGCAGCCGGACTCGGACGCGCGTCGGCCCCGACGGTCACCGCGACCGTCGGGGCCGACGTGTCAGCTCACCGAGGCATCAGCCCTCGACGGAGCCCTCCACGGCCTTCTTCCACGTGTTCGTGTTGTCGTCGCCGTACTCGTAGATGCCGATGAACGCCGACGACGGGTCGTTGTCCTCGTTGAACGGACCCGCACCCGAGACGGCCTCGTAGTCGATGTCCTTGCCCGCGGAAACGAGGTCGGCGCACTCCTTCCAGCCGGTGCACTTCTCGCCGCCGTTCGCGCCGGACACCGCCGCCAGGTTCTGCTGGATCGTCGCGCCGTCGGTGCCGCCGCCCTTGAGGGCCGCGAGACCGATGAGGATCGCCGCGTCGTACGACTCGGGACCGTACGCGTAGTCCGTCAGGTCGGGGTCGACCTCGAGCATGCGCGCCTTGAAGTCGTCGTTCGGGTACGCGCCGGGGATGGTGCCCTGCGACGTCCACGCGGCGAGCGTGCCCGCCTCGAAGTCCTTCGAGTAGTCGGCCGTGTTGCCGTCGACCATGTAGATGCGACCCTCGTAGCCTGCTGCGACGAGCTCGGGGACGATCGACTTGGTCTGCTCGAACGCGATGATCGCGATCGCCTCGGGTGCACCACCGTTGTTCGACGTCATGACGCCCGCGACCGGGTCGGCGAACGAGGACGACGTCGGGTCGAACTCCTCGTCCTTGTTGCCGTAGGTCACGACCGCGCCGGCGGCCTCGACCGTCGACTTCACGACGTCGCGCAGCGACGTGCCGTACTCCTCGTTGAAGACGAGGATGCCGAGGTTCGTCACGCCGTCGTCGAGGATGAGGTTGCCGAGCGCCGAGCCCTGGACGGTGTCCGGCGGCGCGGTGCGGAAGTAGAAGTCGCTGTACCCCGACAGGCTCGTGGCCGTGTTGGCGGGCGAGATCATGACGACCTTGGCGTTGGTGATGTCGTCGACGACGAGCTGCGTGACCGACGAGGACGCGGCGCCGATGACGGCCTGCACGCCCTTGGACTGCAGGTCGGTCCACGACTGGGGCGCGACGTCACCGTGGTCGGCGTCGGACGAGTCGGCGTGGTGCACGACGACGTCCTTGCCGTTGATGCCGCCGTTGTCGTTGATCTCCTTCACCGCGAGGTCCACGCCGGCGATCTCGGGCGGGCCGAGGTAGGCGAGCGAACCGGTCTGCGGCAGCAGCGTGCCGATGACGAGCTCGCCGTCGCCGCCACCGCCGGTCGGCGCGGCGGACGTGCCGGCGGCACCGGGCGTCTCGTCGTCCGAGGAGCCGTCCGACCCGCAGGCGGTCAGGGCCAGTGCGACTGCGCCGGCGAGGGCTGCTGCCCTCATCGCGTGATGAGAACGAACCATGGGCGTTCCAACCTCTCCGTGAGGGGTGCGTCCGGGATGCCGGTGGGGTCCGGTTCCCGTACAACGTGACGCGACGGTAACCATGGTTTGTATCCAGAATGTGTCCGCCAAGATCGCGCACCGCTTCGTTGCCAACTCGTGATGAAACGGATCACTCGAACGGACCTGCCCGAGACGCGAGACGACTGATCTCGACACCGAAGACGGCGAACGGCGCGCGAACGGGTGACGGGCCGACGACAATCGACGCGTGCGCCTCGCGACCTTCAACATCCAGCACGGCCGGACCGCCGACGACCGCCGCGTCGACGTCGCACGGTTCGCCCGCGCCGTGCGCGAGCTCGACGCCGACGTGCTGGCGCTGCAGGAGGTCGACCACCACCAGCTGCGCTCCGGCCGCGCGGACCTCACCGCGGTCGCCGCGCAGGCGTCGGGAGCGGTCGACGCGCGCCTGGCCGTGACGCTGCGCGGACCTGTCGGGCTCTGGCGCGAGCCGCGCGACGCCGCAGCGCCGCGGGGCGCGGCGTACGGGGTCGCGCTCGTGTCGCGCCTGCCGGTGCTCGAGTGGCGCACGGTCCGGCTCCCCCGCCGCCCGGGCCTCACCTGGACCCGCCGCGCCGGGCGGCTGCCCCGCCCGCACCACGACCACCCGCGCGCAGCGCTCGTCGCGGTGCTCAGCACGCCGCACGGCCCGCTCACCGTCGCGTGCGCGCACCTGTCGTTCCTGGCGGGCCAGAACGTGGTGCAGGCACGCCACCTCGCACGCGCGCTCGCGGACCTCCCGCGTCCGCTCGTCGTCCTGGGCGACCTCAACGTCGGCCCGGCGAGCGCGCGTGCCGCGACGGGCCTGCGTTCGCTCGCCGACGCGCCCACCTACCCCGTGCACGCGCCGACCGCGCAGATCGACCACGTGCTTGCCGAGGGTGACGTCGCGGCTCTGGGACCGGCGCGCAGCGTCGACACCGGGCTGTCCGACCACCGCGCACTCGTCGTCGACGTGCGCCTCGGACCCGAGCGGTCCTGACGACGACGCCCCCGTCGCGGCCGGCCGGAGCCGTCGCGACGAGGGCGTCGTGAAGCAGGTGAGGTCACGCCCCGCCGACCTGCTCGATGACCGCGTCCGCCACCTCACGCATGGTCAGGCGGCGGTCCATCGACGTCTTCTGGATCCACCGGAACGACTCCGGCTCCGTGAGGCCCATCTTCGTCATGAGCAGGCCCTTGGCCCGGTCCACGCGCTTGCGGGTCTCGAACCGCTCCGCGAGGTCCGCGACCTCCGACTCGAGCGCGCTGATCTGCGCGTAGCGGGAGATCGCGATCTCCACCGCCGGCAGCAGGTCCGCCGGGCTGAACGGCTTCACCACGTACGCCATCGCGCCCGCGTCACGCGCCCGCTCGACGAGCTCGGTCTGCGAGAACGCCGTGAGCAGAACCACCGGCGCGACGTGCTCCTTGGCGATCCGCTCGGCCGCGGAGATGCCGTCGAGGACGGGCATCTTCACGTCCATCACGACGACGTCGGGCTTGAGCTGGGTCGCGAGCGCGATCGCCTGCTCGCCGTCGCCCGCCTCGCCGACGACGTCGAACCCGCCGTCGCGGAGGGTCTCGACGACGTCCATGCGGATGAGCGCCTCGTCCTCGGCGACGACGGCGCGCCGCGCCGGTCGCGCGCTCGTCGGCGAGGCGGTCGAGCCCGTGTCGGGCAGGTCCACCGCGTCGGGGCTCGCCTGGGCGGGGTCGGGGCTGGCGTCCTTGGTCACGGACACAGCGTAATGGCCGCGCGTCCCGTCGCACCGCGCGCACGCCGTGTGAGCCCGTTCACGCACGCCACCGCCGTCCGGTGCGGCTCCGCACGCCGATATGCTGACCGCCTGGCCCCGATAGCCCAACCGGCAGAGGCGTTCGGCTCAAACCCGATCCAGTGTGGGTTCGAATCCCACTCGGGGCACCGCATCCCGCGACCGCTCGTCGGCTGTCAGCCGAACGTCTCCAGGAGGAGCGAGCGCTCGGCGTCGGTGAGGTTCGTCGCGACCAGCGTGCTGCTCTGGAGCTGGCGGAGCCGCTCGCCGAGCCGGTCCATGTCCGCGTTCTCGGTCACGGCGCACAGCAGCGACGTCCCCTCGGTGAGCTGGTCGCGGATGCTCTCCAGGTCCTCCTCGGGGATGCCCACGCCGGCCACGGACTTCGTGATCGCCCCCGCGCCCGCGCCGACGGCGGCGCCGAGCAGTGGCGCGAAGAACAGCCCGCCGAACAGCAGCCCCCAGAACGCGCCCCACGCGGTGCCACGCTTGGTCTCGTCGCGCGAGTGGTGCAGCTCGGGTCGCTGCTCACCGTTCGGCCAGGCGATCACCGCGTGGTCGACGAGCTTCACCAGGCCGTCACCCTGGGCGGCCTTGAGCGCGACGACGGCCTTGGCCGCGCCGTCCTCGGTCTCGAACTTCCACGCCGTGAACGTCGTCATCGTGGCCTCCGTGTCGGCTCGACGGTCGGCTCAGCTGTCGGTTCAGCTGCCGGTCCGACCCCCACGGTCGCCATCGTCGGCGCACGTCCGACGGCCTGCCATCACCCCGCGGGGGTGATGTCCAGGGCGGCCTGCAGCGCCGCGTCCATCGCCTCGACGGGGCCCGGGCGGCCCGTCATCAGACGCACCTGCTCGGCGGCCTGGTGCAGGAGCATCCGCTCACCCCCGACGGCGACGCCCCCGAGCTCCACCCACCGCGCGTGCAGCGCGGTCGGGCGCGGGTCGTACGCGACGTCGAGCAGCACCCCGGCGGGCGCCCGGTCGAGGCGCTCGGCGATCGGGTCGGCGGCACGCGGCGGGAGCGTCGAGACGACGACGTCCGCGGCGAGCGACGCGGCGGGCGCCTCGTCGAGCGGCCGCAGGACCGGCTCGACGCCCATCCGGTGCGCGGCGCGCAGCAGGGCGCCGGCGCGCGCGACCGACCGGACGAGCACGCGCGGCGTCGTGCAGCCGAGCTCGGCGAGTGCGGCGAGCGTCGACGAGGCGGTCGCGCCGGCGCCGAGCACGACGGCTTCACGCACGGTCGCGCCCGGGGCGAGTCCCTCCCGCAGGGCCGCGACGAGCCCGTGCACGTCGGTGTTCGCGCCGACGAGCGTGCGCCCCGGCCCGCTGCCCTGCAGCAGGACGGTGTTCACGGCCCCGACGACCTGGGCGAGCGGCTCGACGTGGTCGAGCAGGGGGATCACGGTCTGCTTGAGCGGCATGGTCAGGCTGAGACCGACCCACTCGTCGGGCAGGCCCGCCACGAAGCCCGCGAGCTGCTCCTCGGTGACGTCGTGCGCCTCGTAGGCCCAGTCGTCGAGCCCGAGCGCGGCGTACGCGGCGCGGTGCAGCGTGGGCGACAGCGAGTGCGCGACGGGGTGCCCCAGGACGGCGGCACGGCGTCGGACGGCGTGCGTGGTGCTCACTGCGGGTTCTCGGCCAGCCACTCGTTCATGGCCGCGACGCACTTGCCGTGCTCGGCCTCGGTCTCGCTGAACCACGTCTCGCCGCTCTCGAGGTTGACCGTGCACCAGTACATCCAGTCGCCGTCCGCGGGGTTCATGACGGCGCTGATGGACGCCTTGCCGGGCGAGGCGATCGGCGTGGGCGGCAGCCCCTTGTGGCGGCGCAGGTTGTACGGGTTGGACGTGTCCTCGAGCATCGACTGCGTCAGCTCGGTGCCGTTCACGCCCGCGCCGTACGCGACCGCGGCGTCGATGTCGAGACGCCAGTCCTGATCGAGGCGGTTCTCGATGGTGCGCGCGATCTTCGGGCGGTCGTCGTCGAGCTTGCCCTCGCGCTCGACCAGCGACGCCTTGATGAGCGTGGTCTGCCACTGGTCCTCGGGCACGCCGAGGTCGGTGAGGACCTGCACGGTCTTGCTCACCATCGTCTTCAGCACGCTCGTCGCGTCGTCGTCGGGCTGGACCGCGTACGTCGCGGGGTACAGCCACCCCTCGATCTCGCCGCCGGCCTGCTCGGGCAGGCCGATGGCGGCCGTGTCCTCGGCCGCCGCCTCGACCGACTCGGCGGACACACCCAGGGCGTCCCCGATCAGGGCGTAGATCTGCGTGGCACGCCGGCCTTCGGGGACGGCCAGCTTCTCCTCGACGCGTGTCGCGGGGTTGAGCAGCGCCGTCACGGCGTCGGCCGCGGGGATCTCGAGGAGCATCGAGTACGTGCCGGGCTGGATGCCGGTCGCGCCGGGTGTCGAGTCGTACGCGTCGACGAACGCGCTGACGGAGGCGACCACGCCCGCGTCCTTGAGCGTCGTGCCGATCGCCTGCCCGGAGTCGCCCGGGTTGACCACGATCTCCACGGAGCCGTGGCCCGGCCCCGGGTAGTCGGTCGCGGTCGCGATCTTCCCGTCGCCGTCGAACATGTCGCCGAGCATCGACCACACCAGGTAGCCGGCTCCGCCGACGAGGACCAGGACGAGGAGCACGACCCACGTCGTGCGGCGCCGCCGTGCCTTGCGCGCCCGGGCGGCCTTGCGGCGGTCGCGGCTGTCGCGACGCGTGGAACGAGCCTGCGGTGCCTCACCGGCATCAGGGCGTGCGGGGGCCCACCACTCGGTCTGACTCTCGCTCACGTCGGGTTCTCCCCATCGTCG
The sequence above is a segment of the Cellulomonas palmilytica genome. Coding sequences within it:
- a CDS encoding branched-chain amino acid ABC transporter permease, with protein sequence MDWTRILTNVAGEAFAPATAAYALAAIGLNVHFGMTGLLNFGQAGFVLLGAYSYAITAIAGWPFWASVLAAIASAVVFGIILGIPTLKLRGDYLSIVTIAAAEIVRIVSRSTSLTELTGGNSGLSGGDGFKKSFEALCPFPDGSTTIWLWTYPNCTSGSWWLRVAAWSAVAVGCLLVWRWMRSPWGRVLKGVREDEDAVRALGKNVYGYKMQALVLGGIGGAIAGIFYTLPTAVQADSMGRTMTFNIWTILLLGGAATVFGPVLGSVLMWTVFMLVKSVLRDLDLSFISSTQSEAFSWMLVGLTLMLLVIFRPQGILGDKKELSIDVR
- a CDS encoding ABC transporter ATP-binding protein, producing the protein MSAETPPTPDAGSPDVDAPQVVPRERIARDLAAVPRVPGASKPDPIIVASGVRRTFGGINAVDVEHLEVQRGAITALIGPNGAGKTTLFNLLTGFDRADAGEWTFEGRPAHGKPAARMAGAGMVRTFQLTKALSRMTVMDNMRLGATAQRGENLLGSLLPWLWRTQEAEITERARELLERFKLDTKADDFAGSLSGGQRKLLEMARALMTRPTMVMLDEPMAGVNPALTQSLLGHIEALRDEGMTVLFVEHDMHMVRHISDWVVVMAEGRIVAEGPPETIMQDQAVVDAYLGAHHDTDLGDDSLLEDDVVEQYEAEAEAEEATQ
- a CDS encoding ABC transporter ATP-binding protein, giving the protein MLDARDLYAGYLPGVDILNGCNLVLHPGELVGIIGPNGAGKSTLLKALFGLVPIRQGSVTLAGDTITNLRADKLVRRGVGFVPQTNNVFPSLTIEENLQMGIFQDHKRFAERFEFVTDIFPALGERRRQRAGSLSGGERQMVAMGRALMMEPSVLLLDEPSAGLSPVRQDEAFLRTRKINKAGVSIVIVEQNARRCLQICDRAYVLDQGRNAYSGPGRELMHDPKVIELYLGTLASDVEAAAKDKDQPAG
- a CDS encoding ABC transporter substrate-binding protein, whose protein sequence is MVRSHHAMRAAALAGAVALALTACGSDGSSDDETPGAAGTSAAPTGGGGDGELVIGTLLPQTGSLAYLGPPEIAGVDLAVKEINDNGGINGKDVVVHHADSSDADHGDVAPQSWTDLQSKGVQAVIGAASSSVTQLVVDDITNAKVVMISPANTATSLSGYSDFYFRTAPPDTVQGSALGNLILDDGVTNLGILVFNEEYGTSLRDVVKSTVEAAGAVVTYGNKDEEFDPTSSSFADPVAGVMTSNNGGAPEAIAIIAFEQTKSIVPELVAAGYEGRIYMVDGNTADYSKDFEAGTLAAWTSQGTIPGAYPNDDFKARMLEVDPDLTDYAYGPESYDAAILIGLAALKGGGTDGATIQQNLAAVSGANGGEKCTGWKECADLVSAGKDIDYEAVSGAGPFNEDNDPSSAFIGIYEYGDDNTNTWKKAVEGSVEG
- a CDS encoding endonuclease/exonuclease/phosphatase family protein, yielding MRLATFNIQHGRTADDRRVDVARFARAVRELDADVLALQEVDHHQLRSGRADLTAVAAQASGAVDARLAVTLRGPVGLWREPRDAAAPRGAAYGVALVSRLPVLEWRTVRLPRRPGLTWTRRAGRLPRPHHDHPRAALVAVLSTPHGPLTVACAHLSFLAGQNVVQARHLARALADLPRPLVVLGDLNVGPASARAATGLRSLADAPTYPVHAPTAQIDHVLAEGDVAALGPARSVDTGLSDHRALVVDVRLGPERS
- a CDS encoding ANTAR domain-containing response regulator, whose amino-acid sequence is MDLPDTGSTASPTSARPARRAVVAEDEALIRMDVVETLRDGGFDVVGEAGDGEQAIALATQLKPDVVVMDVKMPVLDGISAAERIAKEHVAPVVLLTAFSQTELVERARDAGAMAYVVKPFSPADLLPAVEIAISRYAQISALESEVADLAERFETRKRVDRAKGLLMTKMGLTEPESFRWIQKTSMDRRLTMREVADAVIEQVGGA
- a CDS encoding DUF1269 domain-containing protein; amino-acid sequence: MTTFTAWKFETEDGAAKAVVALKAAQGDGLVKLVDHAVIAWPNGEQRPELHHSRDETKRGTAWGAFWGLLFGGLFFAPLLGAAVGAGAGAITKSVAGVGIPEEDLESIRDQLTEGTSLLCAVTENADMDRLGERLRQLQSSTLVATNLTDAERSLLLETFG
- a CDS encoding shikimate dehydrogenase, with protein sequence MSTTHAVRRRAAVLGHPVAHSLSPTLHRAAYAALGLDDWAYEAHDVTEEQLAGFVAGLPDEWVGLSLTMPLKQTVIPLLDHVEPLAQVVGAVNTVLLQGSGPGRTLVGANTDVHGLVAALREGLAPGATVREAVVLGAGATASSTLAALAELGCTTPRVLVRSVARAGALLRAAHRMGVEPVLRPLDEAPAASLAADVVVSTLPPRAADPIAERLDRAPAGVLLDVAYDPRPTALHARWVELGGVAVGGERMLLHQAAEQVRLMTGRPGPVEAMDAALQAALDITPAG
- the mltG gene encoding endolytic transglycosylase MltG, with translation MSESQTEWWAPARPDAGEAPQARSTRRDSRDRRKAARARKARRRRTTWVVLLVLVLVGGAGYLVWSMLGDMFDGDGKIATATDYPGPGHGSVEIVVNPGDSGQAIGTTLKDAGVVASVSAFVDAYDSTPGATGIQPGTYSMLLEIPAADAVTALLNPATRVEEKLAVPEGRRATQIYALIGDALGVSAESVEAAAEDTAAIGLPEQAGGEIEGWLYPATYAVQPDDDATSVLKTMVSKTVQVLTDLGVPEDQWQTTLIKASLVEREGKLDDDRPKIARTIENRLDQDWRLDIDAAVAYGAGVNGTELTQSMLEDTSNPYNLRRHKGLPPTPIASPGKASISAVMNPADGDWMYWCTVNLESGETWFSETEAEHGKCVAAMNEWLAENPQ